In one window of Vespa crabro chromosome 6, iyVesCrab1.2, whole genome shotgun sequence DNA:
- the LOC124424654 gene encoding leucine-rich repeat protein SHOC-2-like has translation MEKDNLKILVYQEQSESTVNQCWPCLIESSNKNSVPMNNYTKGSLNFKSILYIQNIYNSSNKLLPNKLTNLIKLDLSNNYLKDLPDYLDLLKNLQHLILNNNQLSCLPSVIGNLEKLVSLKVHNNNIKEIPENIGNLSNLEDLDLGSNKLRDIPGSYKMLNRLKYLSLANNNFMYTPDCLRTGMCSLEMLDLSQNNHIMLNVPLCSIKIKRFYAKENDICPSFLNWIFTNKYYKLEEVLLDYTVFQKFNFPSEEIPMLNITKLSMVQCQLSEQLLSEIIKRLKCPESLNIGNDEITKKGNTFWALPIKDIQDKSNLKEINLHKTNIPMIPKCINEFLALVTIDASCNNITWLPDEICDLHNLQNLIINNNLLVSLPDSIGQLTSLKTLIASYNALTCLPSSMMRLNNLQFLDLYDNKFFTATDININMTCLQGIDLEQNYFSTNDLPITKSYENLRAVLLEYWNKEFREVGLKKESECSDDNESLYSFYSYKINDDELQEVQNSSEWVEENWDDSDNSADEFDPNEYWKPKLRQCSPIFAYKRQILQSHFCPADLHAKSILKHFRQMLNNDTFSSNTEFETGQFEDV, from the exons atggagaaagataATCTGAAAATATTAGTATATCAAGAACAATCTGAGAGCACAGTAAATCAATGTTGGCCATGTCTTATAGAATCGTCTAACAAGAATTCAGTACCAATGAACAATTATACAAAGGgatcattaaattttaaaagtatcctatatatacaaaatatatataattctagtAATAAACTTTTACCAAATAAATTAActaatctaataaaattagatttatctaacaattatttaaaagatctACCTGACTATTTGGATCTATTAAAAAATCTACAACATCTTATTCTCAATAATAATCAACTTTCATGTTTGCCAAGTGTAATTGGAAATCTAGAAAAATTAGTATCTTTAAAGgtacacaataataacataaaagaaattccagaaaatattggaaattTATCAAATCTTGAAGATTTGGATTTAGGTTCTAATAAATTAAGAGACATTCCAGGGTCGTACAAAATGttaaatagattaaaatatctttctcttgctaataacaattttatgtaTACTCCTGATTGCCTTAGAACAGGAATGTGTAGTTTGGAAATGTTAGATTTATCacaaaataatcatattatgtTGAATGTTCCATTATGTAGTATTAagattaaaagattttatgctaaagaaaatgatatctgtccatcatttttaaattggatATTTactaacaaatattataaattggaAGAAGTATTATTAGATTATACAGTGTTtcagaaatttaattttccaaGTGAAGAAATACCaatgttaaatattacaaaattatcaaTGGTACAATGTCAATTGTCTGAACAACTTTTgagtgaaattattaaaagactAAAGTGTCCTGAAAGTTTAAATATTGGTAATGatgaaataacaaagaaaggaaatacatTTTGGGCTTTACCAATTAAAGATATACAAGATAAATCTAAcctgaaagaaataaatcttcataaaacaaatattccAATGATACCTAAATGCATAAATGAGTTTCTGGCTTTGGTAACAATAGATGCTAGTTGTAATAACATTACTTGGTTACCTGATGAAATATGTGACTTgcataatttacaaaatttgataataaataataacttatTAGTTAGTTTGCCTGACTCTATTGGCCAATTGACATCACTTAAAACATTAATAGCTAGTTATAATGCATTAACTTGTTTACCAAGTTCTATGAtgcgtttaaataatttacagtTTCTggatctttatgataataaattttttacagcaacagatattaatattaatatgactTGTTTACAAGGAATAGATCTTGAACAAAACTATTTTTCAACTAATGATTTACCG atcACGAAGAGTTATGAAAATTTAAGAGCTGTATTATTAGAGTATTGGAACAAAGAATTTAGAGAAGTTGGTTTAAAAAAGGAATCTGAATGCAGTGATGACAATGAatctttatattcattttactcatataaaattaatgatgatGA ATTACAAGAAGTACAGAATTCTTCTGAATGGGTTGAGGAAAATTGGGATGATTCAGATAATTCAGCGGATGAATTTGATCCAAATG aATATTGGAAACCGAAACTCCGACAATGTTCTCCAATTTTTGCTTATAAAAGACAAATTTTACAGTCACATTTTTGTCCTGCAGATTTACATgctaaatcaattttaaagcATTTTAGACAAATGTTAAATAACGATACTTTCTCTTCGAATACTGAATTTGAAACAGGTCAATTTGAAGATGTCTGA
- the LOC124424655 gene encoding uncharacterized protein LOC124424655: protein MDLDKFIPSLNKTQLREEISTYKMPLQIVGIVVVITIILTCCCTLHLRKKLMALVNKVVGKKKKDRLSSLDVEKGKRESKSDLIGVKKIQKKETKPVTQNVTQPVPQLAMTTSSIQAEPSPTGCCKCFKKKRKKTRKKHKR, encoded by the exons ATGGACTTAGATAAGTTTATTCCTTCTTTAAATAAAACGCAATTGAGAGAAG aaatttcTACCTATAAAATGCCACTCCAAATTGTCGGTATTGTCGTCGTCATAACGATAATCTTAACTTGTTGTTGCACATTgcatttaagaaagaaattaatggcTTTAGTAAATAAGGtggtaggaaaaaagaaaaaagatag aTTATCGTCGTTGGATGTAGAAAAGGGCAAGAGAGAATCGAAGAGTGACTTGATAGGtgtaaaaaagatacaaaaaaaggaaaccaaGCCAGTAACTCAGAATGTAACACAACCAGTGCCGCAACTTGCTATGACAACATCTAGTATTCAAGCAGAACCATCGCCAACTGGATGTTGCaaatgtttcaaaaaaaaaagaaagaaaactcgaAAGAAGCACAAGAGATAA